Proteins encoded together in one Terriglobales bacterium window:
- a CDS encoding PAS domain S-box protein: protein MPLPRTNRMSHSAKHPGPGAAKAAPAAGVSRDQRYQLLFERNLAGVYRTALDGKILDCNDSFARILGCRDRAEALAATVYDFYRDPRERQAAIERLRREGQLDNYELRLQRRDGSPLWLLENVHLVDGPEGEVLEGTVVDITAQKLAQEQVRQRELYFRALIERGSDIITLLAADGKILYESPSVERVLGYKPEQLLGRNVFDGMHPADVPSARAAFDSVVDKASGDMGTVCRFKHKHGGWRTLEVTAANLLGDSVVGGIVVNSRDVTERQLAQQALVESEAKFRAVAETATCGIYIHDGHRLLYVNRALCEITGYTREELLAVDPWLIVHPDYRERMRQNYLGRMKGENIPSRYEFRFLRKDGTEGWLDFSTSSIVFGGGDCLLATVMEVTERMRAEQELRKSEERYRDLFENANDMIMTADLHGNVTSVNRMALAMTGYTLEEALKQNVFDIVAPEQRARAIESMQKKLAAGGETRYEADIVAKDGRRLTLELATRLIYEHGRPVGAQAIGRDISERRHLEQQLRQAQKMEAIGRLAGGVAHDFNNLLMVIRGYTELMLDALPREDPRHLHGEKVLKAADRAHTLTQQLLAFGRKQVAAPKIMSMAAVLNDMGKMLPPLIGEDVELTIVNSLALGNVKADPGQVEQVVMNLATNARDAMPSGGKLKLETADVTVGEIEPLHPGVAPGRYVLLSVSDTGAGMDEQTQARLFEPFFTTKERGKGTGLGLSTVYGIVKQSGGYINFMSRSGQGTTFRIYLPVVEAEHDDAAAAPAVRTSQRGTETILLVEDQEEVRKVTRQFLQKNGYKVLEASNGMEALQVAERYIGAIHLLLSDIVMPGMNGTELRAKLAPLRPNMRVLFMSGYTGDSMPGGTTIDPEALLQKPFTFDALSRRLREVLGRSAAAAAGDD from the coding sequence ATGCCGCTCCCCCGAACGAACCGGATGTCCCACTCCGCCAAACATCCCGGGCCGGGCGCGGCCAAGGCTGCGCCCGCTGCCGGCGTCTCTCGCGACCAGCGCTACCAGTTGCTCTTCGAGCGCAACCTGGCTGGGGTGTATCGCACCGCGCTCGACGGCAAGATCCTGGACTGCAACGACAGCTTCGCGCGCATCCTCGGCTGCCGCGACCGCGCCGAGGCGCTCGCCGCCACCGTCTACGATTTCTATCGCGACCCCAGGGAGCGCCAGGCCGCCATCGAGCGTCTGCGCCGCGAAGGCCAGCTCGACAACTACGAGCTCCGCCTCCAGCGCCGTGACGGCAGCCCCCTCTGGCTGCTGGAGAACGTCCACCTGGTCGACGGGCCGGAAGGGGAAGTGCTCGAAGGCACGGTCGTCGACATCACCGCTCAGAAGCTCGCCCAGGAGCAGGTGCGGCAGCGCGAGCTCTACTTCCGCGCCCTCATCGAGCGCGGCAGCGACATCATCACGCTGCTCGCCGCCGACGGCAAGATCCTCTACGAATCCCCTTCGGTCGAGCGCGTGCTCGGCTACAAGCCCGAGCAGCTGCTCGGCCGCAACGTCTTCGACGGCATGCACCCGGCCGACGTGCCCTCGGCGCGCGCCGCCTTCGACAGCGTGGTCGACAAGGCCAGCGGCGACATGGGCACCGTCTGCCGCTTCAAGCACAAGCACGGCGGCTGGCGCACCCTCGAGGTCACCGCCGCCAACCTGCTCGGCGACTCCGTCGTCGGCGGCATCGTCGTCAACTCGCGCGACGTCACCGAGCGCCAGCTCGCGCAGCAGGCCCTGGTCGAGAGCGAAGCCAAGTTCCGCGCCGTTGCCGAGACCGCCACCTGCGGCATCTACATCCACGACGGCCATCGCCTGCTCTACGTCAACCGCGCCCTCTGCGAGATCACCGGTTACACCCGCGAGGAGCTGCTCGCCGTCGACCCCTGGCTCATCGTCCATCCCGATTACCGCGAGCGCATGCGCCAGAACTACCTCGGCCGCATGAAGGGCGAGAACATCCCCAGCCGCTACGAGTTCCGGTTCCTCCGCAAGGACGGCACCGAGGGCTGGCTCGATTTCTCCACCAGTTCCATCGTCTTCGGCGGCGGCGACTGCCTGCTCGCCACCGTGATGGAAGTGACCGAGCGCATGCGCGCCGAGCAGGAGCTGCGCAAGAGCGAGGAGCGCTACCGCGACCTGTTCGAGAACGCCAACGATATGATCATGACCGCCGACCTCCACGGCAACGTCACCTCGGTGAATCGCATGGCGCTGGCCATGACCGGCTACACCCTGGAGGAGGCGCTCAAGCAGAACGTCTTCGACATCGTCGCGCCCGAGCAGCGCGCGCGCGCCATCGAGAGCATGCAGAAGAAGCTCGCCGCCGGCGGCGAGACGCGCTACGAAGCCGACATCGTCGCCAAGGACGGCCGCCGCCTCACGCTCGAGCTTGCCACGCGCCTCATCTACGAGCACGGCCGCCCCGTGGGCGCGCAGGCCATCGGCCGCGACATCTCCGAGCGCCGCCACCTCGAGCAGCAGCTTCGCCAGGCGCAGAAGATGGAAGCCATCGGCCGACTCGCCGGCGGCGTCGCCCACGACTTCAACAACCTCCTGATGGTCATCCGCGGCTACACCGAGCTCATGCTCGACGCGCTCCCCAGGGAGGATCCGCGCCACCTCCACGGTGAAAAAGTGTTGAAGGCCGCCGACCGCGCGCACACCCTCACCCAGCAGCTGCTCGCTTTCGGCCGCAAGCAGGTGGCCGCTCCCAAGATCATGAGCATGGCCGCCGTCCTGAACGACATGGGCAAGATGCTGCCGCCGCTCATCGGCGAAGACGTCGAGCTCACCATCGTCAACAGCCTGGCGCTGGGCAACGTCAAGGCCGATCCCGGACAGGTCGAGCAGGTCGTCATGAACCTCGCCACCAACGCGCGCGACGCCATGCCTTCCGGCGGAAAGCTCAAGCTCGAGACCGCCGACGTCACCGTCGGCGAGATCGAGCCGCTGCATCCCGGCGTCGCTCCCGGCCGGTACGTCCTGCTCTCCGTCTCCGATACCGGCGCCGGCATGGACGAGCAGACGCAGGCTCGCCTCTTCGAGCCGTTTTTCACCACCAAGGAACGCGGGAAGGGCACCGGCCTCGGGCTCTCCACCGTCTACGGCATCGTCAAGCAGTCCGGCGGCTACATCAACTTCATGAGCCGCTCCGGCCAGGGAACCACCTTCCGCATCTACCTGCCGGTGGTCGAAGCCGAGCACGACGACGCCGCGGCCGCGCCGGCCGTCCGCACCAGCCAGCGCGGCACCGAGACCATCCTGCTGGTCGAGGACCAGGAGGAAGTCCGCAAGGTCACCCGCCAGTTCCTCCAGAAGAACGGCTACAAGGTGCTCGAGGCTTCCAACGGGATGGAAGCGCTCCAGGTCGCCGAGCGCTACATCGGCGCCATCCACCTGCTGCTCTCGGACATCGTGATGCCGGGGATGAACGGGACGGAATTGCGCGCGAAGCTGGCGCCGCTGCGCCCCAACATGCGCGTGCTCTTCATGTCAGGCTACACCGGCGATTCGATGCCGGGCGGCACGACCATCGACCCGGAAGCGCTGCTGCAGAAGCCCTTCACCTTCGACGCGCTCAGCCGCCGCCTGCGTGAGGTGCTGGGAAGGTCTGCCGCCGCGGCCGCCGGCGACGACTGA
- a CDS encoding 4a-hydroxytetrahydrobiopterin dehydratase: MSDLATKHCVPCRGGVPALKGKELQDLARQVPAWKVVNEHHLAREYAFPDFKTALDFVNRVGEVAEQEGHHPNITFTWGKVEITVYTHKVDGLTESDFILAAKLEQLPRAEKAA; the protein is encoded by the coding sequence ATGTCTGACTTAGCTACCAAGCACTGCGTCCCCTGCCGCGGCGGCGTTCCTGCGCTGAAGGGCAAAGAGCTCCAGGACCTGGCGCGTCAAGTCCCGGCTTGGAAGGTCGTCAACGAGCACCATCTCGCGCGCGAGTACGCCTTCCCCGACTTCAAGACCGCGCTCGATTTCGTGAACCGCGTCGGCGAGGTCGCCGAGCAGGAAGGCCACCACCCCAACATCACCTTCACCTGGGGCAAGGTCGAGATCACCGTCTACACCCACAAGGTCGACGGCCTCACCGAGAGCGACTTCATCCTCGCCGCCAAGCTCGAGCAGCTGCCGCGCGCGGAGAAGGCGGCGTAA
- a CDS encoding HEAT repeat domain-containing protein, whose amino-acid sequence MSLLLAGCASKSERAIARLQSPAAEERRRAAEELGALKDARGVDALIAALRDREPEVSGAAARALSEIGDARALPALVACFADERRLKAPATPAPPQSVTIHYLPGGRRIVEGPDLELEQDSVRGVAARAVIRFGPRAVEELLRAIEDTQRAERHEAAYFALGGLREPRAVPILVAALRSGDAHVGAASRALVKIGPPAIEPLYSALPGVADDFSARVFGRTLGSIPPADVERLLAYVKAREKGPRRAAIAALGASGNEKAAPALAAILGDTDVSDDVSEALKALGPAAVPAVLSVLQKPGACVPYFDNCSEYVRSSAAGVLGSVTEPAVFERLLPMLEHPNSEIAEAAATAIGSQATSGSKPAVEFLERKLEEGDLRMVARVSNYYASTVNGQTRADAQVLLAALRQHGNRDLCESLLNTGDEKLRRAAQAWAAEHGYRVESLRLPH is encoded by the coding sequence TTGTCCCTGCTGCTGGCAGGCTGCGCCAGCAAGAGCGAGCGCGCCATCGCGCGATTGCAGTCGCCGGCGGCGGAGGAGCGCCGGCGGGCAGCTGAGGAGTTGGGCGCCCTGAAAGACGCGCGCGGCGTCGATGCGCTGATCGCCGCGCTGCGAGATCGCGAGCCGGAGGTCAGCGGCGCGGCTGCGCGTGCTCTCAGCGAGATCGGCGATGCGCGCGCCCTTCCCGCACTCGTGGCCTGCTTCGCGGATGAGCGCCGCCTCAAGGCGCCGGCCACGCCCGCGCCTCCGCAGAGCGTGACCATCCATTACCTGCCGGGCGGCCGGCGCATCGTAGAAGGCCCTGACCTGGAGTTAGAGCAGGACTCCGTCCGCGGCGTGGCCGCCCGCGCAGTGATCCGCTTCGGGCCGCGCGCGGTGGAGGAACTGCTGCGCGCGATCGAGGACACGCAGCGCGCGGAAAGACACGAAGCGGCGTACTTCGCGCTGGGCGGATTACGTGAGCCGCGAGCCGTTCCCATCCTGGTCGCCGCGCTGCGCAGTGGCGATGCGCATGTCGGCGCCGCTTCCCGTGCGCTGGTGAAGATCGGGCCACCAGCGATCGAGCCGCTGTACAGCGCCCTGCCCGGAGTTGCCGACGATTTTTCCGCCCGGGTCTTCGGCCGGACATTGGGTTCAATCCCTCCGGCGGATGTCGAGCGCCTGCTTGCCTACGTGAAGGCGCGCGAGAAGGGCCCACGGCGGGCTGCGATCGCCGCGCTGGGCGCAAGCGGCAACGAGAAGGCGGCGCCGGCGCTGGCCGCCATCCTGGGCGATACGGATGTTTCCGACGACGTTAGCGAGGCCCTGAAGGCGCTCGGTCCCGCCGCCGTTCCGGCGGTGCTCAGCGTGCTGCAGAAACCGGGGGCGTGCGTGCCCTACTTCGATAACTGCAGTGAATACGTCCGCAGCAGCGCAGCTGGAGTATTGGGTTCGGTGACCGAGCCAGCGGTTTTCGAGCGCTTACTCCCCATGCTGGAGCACCCGAACTCGGAGATCGCAGAAGCCGCGGCGACGGCGATCGGATCGCAAGCCACGTCTGGGAGCAAGCCGGCGGTTGAATTCCTCGAGCGCAAACTGGAGGAAGGCGACCTGCGCATGGTGGCACGCGTGAGCAACTACTATGCCAGCACCGTCAACGGCCAGACTCGTGCCGACGCGCAAGTCCTGCTGGCCGCGCTGCGGCAGCATGGGAACCGCGACCTGTGCGAAAGCCTGCTCAACACGGGCGATGAAAAGCTGCGCCGGGCGGCGCAGGCCTGGGCCGCCGAGCATGGCTATCGCGTGGAGTCACTCCGTTTGCCGCATTGA
- a CDS encoding CBS domain-containing protein codes for MPKIADILRNQHVLSVNADQKVMEAVRLMTEFNIGAVPVLRDGALVGIFSERDLMRRVVAQGRSPGMTEVGEVMTAKPRTVDVETDVEECVTMMREAGFRHLPVVDAEQKLRGVISLRDIVMRGGNRGANA; via the coding sequence ATGCCGAAGATCGCCGACATCCTGCGCAACCAGCACGTGCTCTCCGTGAACGCCGACCAGAAGGTGATGGAGGCGGTGCGGCTGATGACGGAGTTCAACATCGGGGCGGTGCCGGTGCTGCGCGACGGCGCGCTGGTGGGGATCTTCAGCGAGCGCGACCTGATGCGCCGCGTGGTGGCCCAGGGGCGCAGCCCGGGAATGACCGAGGTGGGCGAAGTGATGACCGCGAAGCCCCGCACGGTGGACGTGGAGACCGACGTGGAAGAGTGCGTCACGATGATGCGCGAGGCGGGCTTCCGGCACCTGCCGGTGGTCGACGCGGAGCAGAAGTTGCGCGGCGTGATCTCGCTGCGCGACATCGTGATGCGCGGCGGCAATCGCGGCGCGAACGCGTAA